A genomic segment from Gallaecimonas xiamenensis 3-C-1 encodes:
- a CDS encoding sigma-54-dependent transcriptional regulator, which translates to MTRVLIVEDDAALREALVDTLELAGFEVSVAGNGEEALLALKETQVQLVVSDVQMAGMDGMALLRSLRKGYPELPVLLMTAHAKVNDAVEAMKLGAIDYMAKPFAPEVLINMVSRYALADVEADKGPVVADPRSQSLLKLAAKVARTDATVMVLGPSGSGKEVLARYVHQHSNRAQGPFVAINCAAIPDNMLEATLFGYEKGAFTGAIQACPGKFEQANGGTLLLDEITEMDLGLQAKLLRVLQEREVERLGGRKTIKLDVRVLATSNRDLKEAVAEGLFREDLYYRLNVFPLSWPSLKDRPGDIVPLARHLLARHCQGVVPELSEDAALRLERHSWPGNVRELDNVMQRALILCEDECIFAENLLIEAEEAEMLPAAEGLNGELKAQEAQIILDTLEACNGSRQAVAEKLGISPRTLRYKLARLRDAGVSIPA; encoded by the coding sequence ATGACCCGAGTCCTTATCGTCGAAGACGACGCCGCCCTGCGCGAAGCGCTGGTGGACACCCTGGAGTTGGCCGGCTTTGAGGTCAGCGTTGCCGGCAACGGCGAGGAAGCCCTGTTGGCCCTCAAAGAAACCCAGGTGCAATTGGTGGTGTCGGACGTGCAAATGGCCGGCATGGACGGCATGGCGCTGCTGCGGTCCCTGCGAAAAGGCTATCCCGAATTGCCGGTGCTGTTGATGACCGCCCATGCCAAGGTCAACGATGCCGTCGAGGCCATGAAGTTGGGCGCCATCGACTACATGGCCAAGCCCTTTGCTCCCGAAGTGCTGATCAATATGGTCAGCCGCTACGCCCTGGCTGACGTCGAAGCCGACAAAGGTCCGGTGGTGGCTGATCCGCGCAGCCAGTCCTTGCTGAAATTGGCCGCCAAGGTGGCCCGCACCGACGCTACCGTCATGGTGCTGGGGCCCAGCGGTTCCGGTAAGGAAGTGCTGGCCCGCTACGTACACCAGCACTCAAACCGTGCCCAAGGGCCTTTCGTGGCCATCAACTGCGCCGCTATCCCCGACAACATGCTTGAAGCCACCCTCTTCGGTTACGAGAAGGGCGCCTTTACCGGCGCCATCCAGGCTTGCCCGGGGAAATTCGAACAGGCCAACGGCGGTACCCTGCTGCTGGACGAGATAACCGAGATGGATCTTGGCCTGCAAGCCAAACTGTTGCGGGTGTTGCAAGAGCGGGAAGTTGAACGGTTGGGGGGGCGCAAGACCATCAAGCTGGATGTGCGGGTGCTGGCTACTTCCAACCGCGACCTGAAGGAAGCGGTGGCGGAAGGACTTTTCCGCGAAGACCTTTATTATCGCCTCAATGTCTTCCCCCTGAGCTGGCCGTCACTGAAAGACAGACCCGGTGATATCGTGCCCCTGGCCCGCCATCTGCTGGCCCGGCACTGTCAGGGCGTGGTCCCTGAACTCAGTGAAGACGCGGCTTTGCGCCTGGAGCGCCATAGCTGGCCGGGTAACGTCCGTGAGCTCGACAACGTCATGCAAAGGGCACTTATCCTCTGCGAGGATGAGTGTATTTTCGCCGAAAACCTGCTGATCGAGGCGGAAGAGGCGGAAATGCTACCGGCCGCCGAGGGCCTAAATGGTGAACTCAAGGCCCAGGAAGCGCAGATCATCCTCGACACATTGGAAGCCTGCAACGGTTCACGCCAAGCGGTGGCCGAGAAGCTGGGCATCAGCCCCAGGACCTTGCGCTACAAGCTGGCCAGGCTTCGGGACGCAGGAGTCAGCATACCGGCCTGA